In Juglans microcarpa x Juglans regia isolate MS1-56 chromosome 4S, Jm3101_v1.0, whole genome shotgun sequence, a single window of DNA contains:
- the LOC121262714 gene encoding kinase-interacting protein 1-like: MLQRAASNAYSWWWASHIRTKQSKWLEQNLQDMEEKVHSVLKLIEEDGDSFARRAEMYYKKRPELIHFVEESYRAYRALAERYDHISTELQNANTTIASVFPEQVQFAMDEEDEEGTPKLPRRRTEALKSKIPMVPNVPTKDFKNAITSPRKKFQPKTTAKTTATTAVVKSGLSKPDALEEIGKLQKKILALQTEKEFLKSSYENGLGKYWEIEKQIKEMQERVFSLQEEFSEGMVIEDDEARRLMAAAALKSCQDTLVQLQEKQERSADEARVESHKIKDAREKFEHLKSEFHYNQVSQEKPHAGDRSKNMPEIDQQVGGMTQERQDLELLREKIKEQFEVGSNASLTVTEMVEKIDEIVNKVISLETAVTSQTALVNRLRSETDELQAQIRTLEDDKANLINGSNNLSNKIKEMEEKFHAAQDLSQSFENKNNNLQTHFTEARCNLDHLSEKLQNVNPDEELELAAQSQREKESLGKAKLPEEFKVQEDALNPGEGSKKLQNLKADEELELELAAQSQIEMESLGEAKLPEEFKVQEDALNRDEGLMKLQNLKAGEAPELVGQPQTEEESLGKAKLSEEFEAQEDALNRDDGSKKLPDLKADEELGITGPFQKEEGSTAEIISQNKLTEQSDTSNPGKDIAKANNELNTSAVNADCCQSQPNHDPDSSSEKGQILISLDKDDNHTSLQTLDHLLNVEPKEQESLETVNHLPNVEPKEQKPVQEDEPDWKQLFLNGLEDREKVLLSEYTTSLRNYKDVKKKLSEMEKETRDSNFDMSVQLKELKSANAMKDEENKSLRQKINLLMKCLDESKDLRDSEDSKLQQTSYLLDHLKFESKAGTETFITQATEKDDIQAILLVQPETMSAIEEKLRMSIDELLEENLGFWLKFSTAFHQIQKFENGVKDLQGEIVKLVDKTKTLEGSSTAKHSLKSDARPIYKHLREIQTELTVWLEQGALLKDELQIRFTSLCNIQEEIMTALKESAEEDEFKFTSYQAAKFQGEVLNMIQENNKVADELQAGLDHVTTLQIEVEKTLIKLNEEFMLSGSKKQQNPQLRHTQSHTRVPLRSFIFGGKPKKQKPSIFFCMSPAMDWKFHGQRAEHNM, translated from the exons ATGCTGCAGAGAGCTGCGAGCAATGCATATTCATGGTGGTGGGCAAGCCACATCAGGACCAAGCAATCAAAATGGCTGGAGCAAAACCttcaag ATATGGAGGAAAAGGTGCACAGCGTGCTTAAACTCATCGAAGAGGATGGAGACTCCTTTGCCAGGAGAGCAGAAATGTACTACAAAAAGAGGCCAGAGCTGATTCACTTTGTGGAAGAATCATACCGAGCTTATCGAGCTTTAGCTGAACGGTATGATCACATTTCAACAGAGCTACAAAATGCCAACACCACCATTGCTTCTGTTTTCCCAGAACAGGTCCAATTCGCAATGGacgaagaagacgaagaaggcACACCTAAATTACCAAGAAGGCGTACGGAGGCCCTAAAATCAAAAATTCCGATGGTTCCAAATGTTCCAACCAAGGATTTTAAGAATGCCATAACATCACCTAGGAAGAAATTCCAACCCAAGACGACAGCCAAAACTACAGCTACTACTGCAGTTGTCAAATCTGGTTTGAGCAAACCCGACGCGCTCGAAGAGATTGGCAAGCTTCAGAAAAAAATTCTGGCACTGCAAACTGAGAAAGAGTTTTTAAAGAGCTCTTATGAGAATGGGCTTGGAAAATACTGGGAAATTGAGAAGCAAATTAAGGAAATGCAAGAGAGAGTTTTTAGTTTGCAAGAGGAATTCAGTGAGGGCATGGTCATTGAAGATGATGAGGCTCGAAGATTGATGGCAGCAGCAGCTTTAAAATCATGCCAAGACACATTGGTCCAGTTGCAGGAGAAACAGGAGAGATCGGCTGATGAAGCAAGAGTTGAGTCCCACAAGATTAAGGATGCCAGGGAGAAGTTTGAACATCTCAAGAGTGAGTTTCATTATAATCAGGTCAGTCAAGAAAAACCACATGCTGGAGATAGATCTAAGAATATGCCGGAGATAGACCAACAAGTCGGTGGCATGACACAAGAGAGACAAGATCTGGAATTGTTACGTGAGAAGATCAAGGAACAGTTTGAGGTTGGGTCCAATGCATCTCTTACTGTGACAGAGATGGTGGAGAAGATAGATGAGATTGTAAATAAAGTGATTAGCTTAGAAACTGCGGTTACATCACAGACTGCTCTTGTAAATAGATTGAGATCAGAGACAGATGAGCTTCAAGCTCAGATTCGAACATTGGAAGATGACAAGGCAAATCTGATCAATGGATCAAACAATTTGAGCAACAAGATaaaagaaatggaggaaaagttTCATGCAGCACAGGATCTAAGCCAGAGTTTTGAAAACAAGAACAACAATCTCCAAACACATTTCACTGAGGCACGTTGTAATCTTGATCACCTGTCTGAGAAGCTGCAAAACGTGAATCCAGATGAGGAACTTGAGCTTGCAGCTCAAtcacaaagagaaaaggaaTCTCTCGGTAAAGCCAAATTACCAGAAGAGTTCAAAGTACAAGAAGATGCATTGAATCCTGGTGAGGGTTCGAAGAAACTACAGAATTTAAAGGCAGATGAGGAGCTTGAGCTTGAGCTTGCAGCTCAATCACAAATAGAAATGGAATCTCTCGGTGAAGCCAAATTGCCAGAAGAATTCAAAGTACAAGAAGATGCATTGAATCGTGATGAGGGTTTGATGAAACTGCAGAATTTAAAGGCAGGTGAAGCGCCTGAGCTTGTAGGTCAACCACAAACAGAAGAGGAATCTCTCGGTAAAGCCAAGTTGTCAGAAGAGTTCGAAGCACAAGAGGATGCATTGAATCGTGATGATGGTTCGAAGAAACTGCCAGATTTGAAGGCAGATGAAGAGCTTGGCATTACAGGTCCATTTCAAAAGGAAGAGGGATCTACAGCagaaatcatatcacaaaacaagTTGACAGAACAAAGTGATACATCGAATCCTGGCAAGGATATTGCAAAAGCTAACAATGAACTCAATACTTCTGCTGTAAATGCAGATTGTTGTCAATCCCAGCCAAATCATGATCCTGACAGTTCATCAGAGAAAGGTCAGATCCTGATATCACTGGACAAAGATGATAATCACACTTCATTACAGACACTGGATCATCTTCTCAATGTTGAACCAAAGGAACAGGAATCATTAGAGACTGTGAATCATCTTCCCAATGTTGAACCAAAGGAACAGAAACCAGTTCAAGAAGATGAGCCAGACTGGAAGCAATTGTTCTTGAATGGATTGGAGGATAGAGAAAAAGTTCTACTGAGTGAGTACACCACAAGTCTCCGCAATTACAAGGATGTCAAGAAAAAGCTTTCTGAAATGGAGAAGGAAACTCGGGATAGCAATTTTGACATGTCGGTACAGCTAAAAGAACTGAAGAGTGCTAATGCGATGAAGGATGAAGAGAACAAATCATTACGTCAGAAAATAAACCTGCTGATGAAATGCTTGGATGAAAGCAAGGATTTGAGAGACTCTGAAGATTCAAAACTCCAGCAGACCTCATATTTATTGGATCATCTAAAATTTGAATCTAAAGCAGGAACTGAGACCTTTATAACACAGGCTACAGAGAAAGACGACATCCAGGCAATTCTACTTGTCCAACCTGAAACAATGTCGGCAATTGAAGAAAAACTCCGAATGAGCATTGATGAACTGCTTGAGGAAAACTTGGGTTTTTGGTTAAAGTTCAGCACCGCATTCCATCAGATACAGAAATTCGAAAATGGAGTCAAGGATTTACAGGGTGAGATAGTGAAGCTTGTGGACAAAACTAAAACGCTAGAGGGAAGTAGTACTGCAAAACATTCTCTGAAGTCAGATGCAAGGCCAATATACAAGCACCTGAGAGAAATACAGACTGAACTAACTGTCTGGCTAGAGCAAGGCGCATTACTGAAAGATGAATTACAGATCAGATTCACCTCTTTGTGCAACATCCAAGAAGAAATAATGACAGCTTTAAAGGAGAGTGCTGAAGAAGACGAATTCAAGTTTACAAGCTATCAGGCTGCAAAGTTCCAAGGTGAGGTTTTGAACATGATACAAGAGAATAACAAGGTTGCAGATGAATTACAAGCAGGTTTAGATCACGTGACAACACTCCAAATTGAAGTTGAGAAGACACTGATAAAATTGAACGAGGAATTCATGCTTTCCGGATCGAAGAAGCAGCAGAATCCTCAGCTGAGACACACACAGAGTCACACCCGCGTTCCTTTGCGCTCATTTATCTTTGGTGGAAAACCAAAGAAACAAAAGCCATCAATCTTTTTCTGCATGAGCCCAGCAATGGATTGGAAGTTTCATGGTCAAAGGGCAGAACACAACATGTAA
- the LOC121263812 gene encoding LOW QUALITY PROTEIN: uncharacterized protein At4g38062-like (The sequence of the model RefSeq protein was modified relative to this genomic sequence to represent the inferred CDS: inserted 10 bases in 8 codons; deleted 1 base in 1 codon), producing MEKVYEELDETKTELEKLRTDYKTKAELCENLKKAHNEQLIKSQEASMKIEKQSQELNLKAEEISVAKQMCEELXHSLNEKESIVKHLTAANDKLRVDCDEKSCKWEKXKRDLVFALVEANQKVINQEQNIRAYTEEIEGLKECLSVLQKKYLEAEIRAKASKELRERDDILLNLEEEKRKLEDQIKWKKEQFAHLEEAHEKLRNQFKATKKDWEQERSTLVEEICSLQTSLDCHTRISEDLKNRLQMCNQALNHEQSRRKSLEVHVSELQTQYENAFAGCQDATSLMECLTAQRDEEISALKSSLGTKEKLXKEMEYQAGKLEQENQELRISLRELQEAGIQESGASSSLDKLRNKIKHMEQMHRESSANLSAKEADWRSQLEKMAGDLNDCQSELENKDAAIQELMMELESVHSLAMQLKLQNEEISVMLLVLKLGISEAQLKLANEXAEMDVQDKEKERNVSLLIKQLEMKNAALGWSPRDIIEEREKAEYLSRRIESLDILDEERLLMQKELEXEECCFGWSPDRYIEEREKAESLSRRIESLDILDEEXTFMQKELQRYKEMLEESSRCQLHLEDKVCRQKQLKGETCTSLLCLERANADYVDQICENNEIEFELHIWRSIAERLKVDLEESHAVRKELEASLLSQVDVGETIKQEKIGLIQMLEERDRRIDDLQQRIVLLDQELNTRKTEAACSSGMKRALSFESEKASLYQTMREKDEILEQLEKEVEWLEKESLRRELESAVLSQIVTERTLEHEKEKLVLLIEDKXKRIDDLMQLMKSSEQKFNSSLISFSSQLAEKQEEINLVHDAWERITAAEILAALEVEEKKLMIVELEDDIRTIEQKLELHEKSVGYSQQQAQEIEAELATKQLEIKNLMIQMETKLRISDAIVNELKSEKRSLHEDVVKLLSDREHLLGFIAXLGDGISEFSTADSQLMGVLSRLVQSFDNNNGQMVLKEDDELYQSVKENLNIHHSPVTKKYLAISEARSPFRERNS from the exons atggaaaaggtTTATGAAGAGCTAGATGAAACTAAAACTGAGCTTGAGAAGCTCAGGACAGACTACAAAACCAAAGCAGAATTATGTGAGAACTTGAAGAAGGCACACAATGAACAGTTGATCAAAAGCCAGGAAGCAAGTATGAAAATTGAGAAGCAATCTCAAGAACTAAATTTAAAGGCAGAAGAAATCTCTGTGGCAAAGCAAATGTGTGAGGAACT ACACAGTTTGAATGAAAAAGAGTCTATCGTTAAACATCTGACTGCTGCAAATGATAAGCTTCGAGTAGATTGTGATGAGAAGTCCTGtaaatgggaaa gaaaaagagatttgGTGTTTGCTTTAGTTGAGGCCAATCAGAAGGTTATTAATCAAGAGCAAAATATTCGTGCATATACAGAAGAGATTGAAGGCCTCAAGGAATGTCTATCAGTTTTACAGAAGAAGTATTTGGAAGCAGAGATAAGAGCTAAAGCATCAAAAGAACTTAGAGAAAGAGAtgatattttacttaatttagaggaggagaagaggaagctTGAAGATCAGATAAAATGGAAAAAGGAGCAATTTGCACATCTAGAAGAAGCACATGAAAAGCTACGAAATCAATTCAAGGCCACTAAGAAGGACTGGGAGCAGGAGAGATCTACATTGGTTGAAGAGATTTGTTCGCTACAGACCAGCTTAGATTGTCATACCAGAATCTCAGAAGATCTGAAAAACAGGTTACAAATGTGCAACCAAGCCCTGAATCATGAACAAAGCCGGAGAAAGTCTTTGGAAGTTCACGTTTCTGAGTTACAGACACAGTATGAGAATGCTTTTGCAGGATGCCAAGATGCGACATCGCTAATGGAGTGCTTGACTGCTCAGAGGGACGAAGAAAtttcagctctaaagagctcaTTGGGCACAAAGGAGAAAT GGAAGGAAATGGAATATCAAGCTGGGAAACTAGAGCAAGAAAACCAAGAGTTGCGCATATCCCTGAGAGAACTTCAGGAAGCTGGAATACAAGAATCAGGAGCTTCATCTTCTCTGGATAAGCTGCGAAACAAGATCAAACATATGGAGCAGATGCACAGAGAGTCTAGCGCAAATCTTAGTGCTAAAGAAGCTGATTGGAGGTCTCAACTGGAAAAGATGGCAGGAGACTTGAATGACTGTCAATCTGAGTTGGAGAATAAAGATGCTGCAATACAAGAACTTATGATGGAGTTGGAAAGTGTTCATTCTTTAGCGATGCAATTGAAGTTGCAAAATGAAGAGATTTCCGTGATGTTACTGGTGTTGAAACTAGGAATTTCTGAGGCTCAATTGAAGCTTGCAAATG AGGCTGAAATGGATGTGCAAgacaaagagaaagagaggaatgTTTCTCTGTTGATTAAGCAGCTGGAGATGAAGAATGCTGCTCTTGGTTGGAGCCCAAGAGATATCATTGAAGAACGTGAGAAGGCAGAATATTTATCAAGGAGGATTGAGTCCTTGGATATCCTTGATGAGGAGCGGCTTTTAATGCAGAAAGAACTGG ATGAAGAATGCTGCTTTGGTTGGAGCCCAGACAGATACATAGAAGAACGGGAGAAGGCAGAATCTTTATCAAGGAGGATTGAGTCCTTGGATATCCTTGATGAGG CAACTTTTATGCAGAAAGAACTTCAGAGATACAAGGAGATGCTTGAAGAATCATCCAGGTGTCAACTTCACTTGGAAGATAAAGTTTGCAGACAAAAGCAGCTTAAAGGAGAAACTTGTACAAGTTTGTTATGCCTTGAGAGAGCAAATGCAGACTATGTTGATCAAATCTGTGAAAAcaatgaaattgaatttgaattgCATATATGGAGATCAATTGCCGAACGTTTAAAAGTTGATCTTGAAGAAAGTCATGCAGTGCGGAAAGAGCTAGAAGCTTCTCTTCTCTCACAAGTAGATGTGGGAGAAACGATCAAGCAAGAGAAAATTGGCCTTATCCAGATGTTggaagagagagacagaagaATTGATGATCTTCAGCAACGGATTGTTTTACTGGACCAAGAGCTTAACACAAGGAAAACAGAAGCTGCCTGTTCTTCAGGAATGAAGAGAGCACTTTCCTTCGAGTCAGAAAAAGCAAGCCTTTACCAGACTATGAGAGAAAAGGACGAGATTTTAGAGCAACTTGAGAAAGAGGTTGAATGGCTGGAGAAAGAATCATTGAGAAGAGAACTTGAAAGTGCTGTGCTTTCACAAATTGTCACAGAGAGAACATTAGAGCATGAGAAAGAGAAGCTTGTCCTCCTtatagaagataa aaaaagaatagatgatCTCATGCAGCTTATGAAGTCTTCGGAACAAAAGTTTAATAGCTCATTAATCTCTTTTTCTTCACAGCTTGCCGAGAAGCAGGAAGAGATTAATCTGGTCCATGATGCTTGGGAGAGGATTACTGCAGCTGAGATTCTGGCCgcacttgaagttgaagagaaGAAGTTGATGATAGTGGAACTCGAGGATGATATCCGTACTATAGAGCAGAAATTGGAATTACATGAAAAATCCGTGGGATACTCACAACAGCAGGCACAAGAAATTGAAGCAGAACTGGCAACTAAACAATTAGAAATAAAGAACTTGATGATTCAAATGGAGACAAAGCTGAGAATTTCAGATGCCATAGTTAACGAGCTGAAGAGTGAGAAAAGAAGCTTACATGAAGATGTAGTGAAATTATTGTCAGATAGGGAACACTTGTTGGGTTTCATTG AGCTGGGTGATGGGATCAGTGAGTTCTCCACTGCAGACTCGCAACTGATGGGTGTTTTGAGCAGGCTGGTGCAGTCTTTTGACAATAATAATGGCCAG ATGGTTTTGAAGGAGGATGATGAGCTCTATCAGTCTGTAAAAGAGAACTTGAATATCCATCATTCACCTGTGACAAAGAAATATTTAGCCATTTCAGAGGCAAGATCACCATTTAGAGAGCGCAACAGCTAG
- the LOC121263494 gene encoding uncharacterized protein LOC121263494, with protein sequence MAVSFTRFSWRLWAGKEKEPVSNGSSLNSSFEWGFGTRETETVKFPSVKGTKIASSQRKVKRKWQSREERKIDREFDAELVPSDGVSLSGSESDDPDWSIGWFEPHGPEFESDDGLAVLVPSYRPGCKKVMEGSNNHVFSAIKNLSNEFSPEGMTQLLSLFRNS encoded by the exons ATGGCAGTCTCTTTCACCCGCTTTTCGTGGCGGTTGTGGGCTGGGAAAGAGAAAGAACCTGTCTCAAATGGGTCTTCCCTGAATTCTTCATTTGAGTGGGGTTTTGGTACGAGGGAGACTGAGACGGTGAAGTTTCCTTCTGTGAAGGGAACGAAGATAGCCTCGTCGCAGAGGAAGGTTAAGAGGAAATGGCAGAGTAGGGAAGAGAGGAAAATTGATAGGGAGTTCGATGCGGAGTTGGTGCCTTCCGATGGTGTCTCTTTGTCAGGGTCTGAATCCGACGACCCAGACTGGTCCATTGGATGGTTTGAGCCTCATGGACCTGAGTTTGAGAGTGATGATGGTTTAGCAGTGCTGGTTCCTAGCTATAGACCTGGTTGCAAGAAGGTGATGGAGGGCTCAAATAACCATGTTTTCAGTGCCATCAAGAACCTCTCAAACGAGTTCTCTCCTG AGGGCATGACACAGTTGCTTTCTCTCTTCCGAAATTCGTGA